The Lutra lutra chromosome 1, mLutLut1.2, whole genome shotgun sequence genomic sequence ccatgtctacaatagccaaactatggaaagaacctagatgtccatcaacagacgaatggataaagaagatgtggtatatatacacaatggaatactatgcagccatcaaaagaaatgaaatcttgccatttgcgacgacgtggatggaactagagggtatcatgcttagcgaaataagtcaatcggagaaagacaactatcatatgatctccctgatatgagggagaggagatgcaacatggggggttgagggggtaggagaagagtaaatgaaacaagatgggattgggagggagacaaaccataagtgactcttaatctcacaaaacaaactgagggttgatggggggaaggggttgggagagggggtggggttatggatattggggagggtatgtgctatggtgagtgttgtgaagtgtgtaaacctggcgattcgcagacctgtacccctggggataaaaatatatgtttataaagctgttaaaaaaaaaaaaaaaagaagaagaaagaaaaaagaaaggatgaatccccaagttttgtagcaacatggacgggactggaagagattatgctgagtgaaataagtcaagcagagagagtcaattatcatatggtttcacttatttgtgatgcataacaaatagcatggaggacaaggggagatggagaggagaagggagttgagggaaattggaaggggaggtgaaccatgagagactatggactctgaaaaacgatctgagaattttgaaggggtggggggtgggaggttgggggcaccaggtggtgggtattgtagagggcacggattgcatggagcactgggtgtggtgcaaaaataatgaatattgttatgctgaaaaaataaaaaaattaaataaaaaaaaaaagaaaaaagaaaaatcctctgGGCAAATATATCACACAGGAAATGCAGTTTGGCATAAAAAATCTATAGTCCTTCTCAGCTAGAAGGCATCTACAATTAAACTTTATCAACTATTTTGCTTGCTCTGATTATCATGCAAAGGCTGAAAGTGATTCAGTATAAATTTTCACTTTCTGTATGGTGAGAGAAGatagaaaatagagaaagttACGTAGGACATTCATTACTACAAatactaaaatgtttttaaaacttttaaaaagtattttatttatttatgagcaaGAGAGGATGAGAGTGAGGGATAACACAGcattgggaggggcagagggagaaagagaagcagattaaggcagcctgacatgggctcaggctcaatgtggggcttgatcccaggacactgggatcaggacctgagcagaaagcagatgcttaactgactgagccacccatgcgtcccaataataaaattttcaagtCTTAATCATAGGGCACATTTttatcctttagttttttttttttgttttttttttttttttggttttttgtttgttttttaatttgagagagagagagcgcatggggagggaaagagaaagggacaaggagactccccactgaatgaggAGCCTATCCTTAGTCTTAGGAAAGTCGTGCTAAGTCCTTTTAGAGTGGAGTGGAGTTAGAACACCTCATGTTGCAGAATTTACATCCTATTCTGGGTGAACAGTGTTCTGTGAAGTCCCTCAAACTGAATGAACGTCCTAGGTGggatatatatgaatatgtaaagagagaaggaatgaatagCAAATATACCCTTTAAATTCAATCTGCTTTGCCTAAAATGTATTTCTAGGAAAAGCAGTTAAGATAGCTCATATTCTTACAACCAAATTTGAAACTTCctattgtttttttaacattGCGTTTACACAAATATGTTTATGTAAGTGTagattattttacaaaatgaagtTAGCAGGTCTTCTGGCCATAGCTTCTAAGTTAGTGATATTTTAAAGGAATGTGCTTTTTAGAAGAGACCTGAACTGGGATATGTAACTACAGAGCAACAGGAAAGAAGATATAATTTAGGGTGATTCTAAACTAAATGTATTTGCTTTGTACCATGGGTGCTATAATTCCACACACATCAAAAAGTTttagcatgttttttaaaaaaaattcttaatatctCTGAAATTATGAGTTATTATTGGCATGTAGAATATGGGCTTATTACATTATTTCACAAGTATATTGTCttctaaatttatttcagagatattTCAGGGTTTGAATATCTTAAAATTGAATTATGTTGCAAAAAATCAGGACCTAAGTGAAAACATCCTTCATTCTGTCATCCATACCTCAAAATCCACATCTCCAAAACAGCCACATGGTGCACAAGGACCAACAATCTTCAAAATATCTTCTTTGTTTGCATTTTGGATTGTGAATTTAGGCAGAAAGGGGTCCCACTTCTGTGCAACATAACCAACTATAGTACCAGGAGGGGCTTGGATTTCTAACTGTAAgaagagataataataaaataagatttttctagggttattgtattttaattttaaagtgtcAATTTACTTCTAAACAgtaacttttataaaattatttttgtattccaCAAACTATTCTGAATATTTGCTATAAGGAAACACAGcagtgaatttttttctattattttatagaaacaaagaaattcaCTCTGTAGATATGCTTGGCATTATTCACTGAAGGTCCATGTCTTTAATCTTCCTTCCCTGAAGAGAACCTGTCCCAGAATTGTCTTCTGACCCTGGACGCTGGCTTCTTTGCCATTTTTGTTCTGAGTGTGGCAATTGGTCAGGCACTGAAGCTGTTTCCCATAAGGTATTTCCAATCTACTCCCTCTCCTGTGTTGCCACAACACACATCTATTTTTATCCCTCACTTACCAATTATTAGCATTTCGTGATTGTTTTCCCTTCAGGCTGTCAACTTCAAGCTTCTCTGtgttcaattaaaaacaaatgcttCTTGTGAAGGTACTGTTTTACATACCAGTTTGATTCCTGTTTCACTTCTTCCAAAGCGTTACAGACTAACAATTGCATTTTCAGGCTTTACTTTAGTATTTTACCCTATTACcttcatttccttaatttctttatttttcatcatattgTACTTCAACATATTTATGTAGTCAAATCAAATCCATTGTGAAATAAACTAGAGGTgggtaaaaataatgaaaattgtttgcttttaaatcaaACCAACTCTTATAATCTGtttaccttttgtctttttttaatttaagttcataGTCATATGTGTATGCCTTTAGTGTTCTTGGATCACCAGAGGTGGTTTCAATGAGAGTGCTTAGAATTATGTAGATCTGACTGGTTAAACCACTAAGTTGTCAGCTGATGGttatgtaacattgtgtgtcaattatacttaaattaaaaaaaaaactgaaaagaaagaattatataGATTTGTTCTggggtcatttttaaaataactggttTGATTttgaccacatttttaaaaattattaatgagtaTCAAGGtacatcttttcatttatgtgACATTGAGctactataaaataaaacatcaattaTCAGAAAGTTTCAAACAGATATATTATACTGACCATATCATCTTAGAGCATATTAAATCTTAAATATCCTCAGTAGGAGGATGAAGATTTGAACTCCATGTATGACTGCCTTCTCCATTTTATCACTTAACCAGGCAACTGCCAATAAATAGTTGGAGAATTAGTTTCAATATGTATTGCTAGAAACTTCCTCAATTCACCCCattcatattaatatttatttctcatcatGCCACGTAGAGTACTTAAACATAGGTCGTCAAtagaaaaactgttttttttccttttttttttttgagaaactggcATTTGAATAAGGACAGTGGATCAAGCCCCATTCATGATATTTCAATGACGTGTAAGTTACTTCCAATGTCTAAGCCCCAGTTTTCTCAGTTGCTAAATGTGGAGAGTAAAACGTATTCTAGCTCATACAGATGTtatgatatcaaagagattaagGTAAGTGAATGTTCCATATTGACTTAACTGCATTATGTCAATGAAAGTTATTATTGTAGATCTATTAGATAATGATGAAAatctattatatattaaaataattaaatgattccCTTCAGAACAATAACATAGTCTTTGTTCCCGTTCGAAGTTTGTCATAAATGGCTGAATGGGATGGGAGATTCTGTATGAAAAGTGATACCTAACCAAGAGAACACCTTGGAAGGGTTTGTTATTACTCAGCCCTTTCTGAACTTTGCTACAGTCGGAGAATGCAAAGGGTAGATTTGCTTAATGGTGGATCTCATAGATATTATAATTATGTGCCTAATAGAGAGATTCAAGAGGATGTGTCCTATTTACGTGACACATTAgctgtttttttcccattcaccAGAAGCCACTAGAGGTTTTggttggaaacaaaacaaaacaaaacaaaaacaagttagTGAATCACCAAATCCTTCAGCTATTCTGCTCCTAAAGGAGCAGCCTACTAAATCAAACAATCCCAAGGTGAATTGCCTCATGGCTCCAGATGGatgtcatttattaaataattgttaatcttttcaaatgtagaaaaataaaagtacacgTCCTGCCCATGACTAACCTCTTGCAGGTAGCAAGGGCACCAGCAGCTGTTACACCTCAAAGGCCTGTTTACTGTAATCACCTCCCGACCTGAGTTATCCGTGATCTTTAGAGTGCAAGATCGCAGTGTGGAACAGAAGGTACGATTAAAGCAGATGCTTTCCTCCACTGCAAAGTAAATTCTTTGTCCCAGGCTGTTTTTAATCTCATATTTGTTGGAAGTCTCAGTGCCGAGTATcactaagggaagaaaaaataattcattaaaacaaTGCTATTGCCTAGtatcaaatctttaaataagtaaagaaaacgGAGCACTGACTAATTATTAAGTGTATGGTATGTTCTTCATGCAAATCTATTTCCATGCTCTAAAATTTGAGGGCTTAGCTATGGAAATCAAAGTACTGAGAACAAAGCTGTGCAATGATTAAATTTTGATTCCAGATATATGACCTACTTGGAACACATAGTGCCGCTTTTCAACTGAAAAAGTCTGAAAAGAATCGAATCCTGAAATGATCCTTCTATCATTGCTGTGGAATTTACTGGGACAACTCATAGCATAGTAATGGTTTTGTTTTAGGATCTATTTGGCTATTTATCTACAGCTGCGTGCCATCCTGCCATTTGCTTATTACAATTTTGAcatattctattttatgtatagaatattaagaataaaaaatactcaaGCAATCTGTATTCAGTTAGTCATCATTGTAAATCTGTGTATTGTTAAAAAACAAGCCATTTGATGAATCACTGATTCAAAGATAAAACATTGGATTTTGTTCGATgggtttctgttatttatttatttattttttgttttgtttcaagttttatttaaattccagttagttaatatgcagtgtaatattagtccCAGGACTAGGATgggtttttgttattaatttcaagcttgatttccatttctgaaattactaaaaaaataaattattaagaagCATGGAAATGATCaaacatcttttattattttaaaataaaaataatgttagatCCCTGATAACAATATTACTAAGGATTTGGAGAGTTTTATGCTTTTATGTTTATCTGTATCGGACTAACAATTTGCTTtccaatatttgttttaaaaagtagacttactgatctttttaatttaattttatcaacATTTAACTTAATTGTTTATGACGtatttaaatgtaacaaaatttctgaagcctaaaatatttttaacagttttaataaGTATAGAATATAATATACTTACTTCCAAGAAGCTCCACCTGCTGGTGTATAATTATCAGGTCTAACTGTAAagaatgacaaagaaataaaaagcattacatCACACTTTGAAAACCTTTGGAGATATTACTATCAACCTATTTACCACATGAAATTCCGTAATTTTCATGTTCTCTACTAGGAAGTAGTTGAAAACAGctgacattttataatgaaaacgGTATCTTTTGtattcaagtaaaaataaaaaaaattacaagagttCTGAAAATTCCAAGGCAGAATTGCccagaataagaataagaactGTGGTTaactctgtgttctttctgtgATAAAGGGACAAAAGAGTAACTGTTGGAAATAATACTTGAAGATGTTTAAGCAGTCTCTAAATAATAATGCCTAAAagttttttaaactcatttttttaaactcgTTTTTTTAAGCAATCGTCTGAATGTGTGGCCTCCCCTCCTAAATCCTCTTTCACTCTCAACTCATTcctcacagaaataaaatgtctttgttaAAGCTGAGAGAGATCCTCTATAAATT encodes the following:
- the LOC125098458 gene encoding phospholipid scramblase family member 5, with product MASKDAQNQRSRGLPGFLPGAPDPDHNFQVSLPNPGNQVWQPVLPPPGSLPPGLEYLSQLDLIIIHQQVELLGMILGTETSNKYEIKNSLGQRIYFAVEESICFNRTFCSTLRSCTLKITDNSGREVITVNRPLRCNSCWCPCYLQELEIQAPPGTIVGYVAQKWDPFLPKFTIQNANKEDILKIVGPCAPCGCFGDVDFEVKTINEKLTIGKISKYWSGFVNDVFTNADNFGIHVPADLDVTVKAAMIGACFLFDFMFFEHSLAGL